Proteins encoded together in one Bactrocera neohumeralis isolate Rockhampton chromosome 4, APGP_CSIRO_Bneo_wtdbg2-racon-allhic-juicebox.fasta_v2, whole genome shotgun sequence window:
- the LOC126756602 gene encoding protein NCBP2AS2 homolog, with amino-acid sequence MVFRFLLRYLANNEQLIQRMAESYPMRRAAQMVVSIMYRTKNMAQERGIHDMTPERFKSFMAIFKNNLKKEIEGVKDEIKKKPF; translated from the exons ATGGTATTCCGATTCTTGCTACGTTATTTGGCTAATAATGAACAGTTAATTCAACGGATGGCTGAGAGTTATCCAATGCGTCGTGCTGCTCAAATGGTTGTATCCATAATGTATCGTACTAAGAATATGGCTCAGGAGCGTGGAATTCATGACATGACCCCAGAACGTTTCAA gtCATTCATGgctattttcaaaaacaatctTAAGAAAGAAATTGAAGGCGTGAAGGACGAAATCAAGAAGAAACCATTTTAG
- the LOC126756553 gene encoding GTP-binding protein 1: MSGSSLLTQEDDSSAVINEFQRLHSPKVDYSSICGKKVLVSPTEVQFELLKKRLEERTEDCRGETIYEIGIGEDGSDNGLDEDEYRASVATLQSLATTIDSDVVLLRQRKVEKGLAGQYLIRKRVDTSDFMEIRVAVVGNVDAGKSTLLGVLTHGELDNGRGHARQRLFRHKHEMETGRTSSVGNDILGFDSVGNVVNKPDHGTLDWVKICEKSAKVITFIDLAGHERYLKTTVFGMTGHAPDFGMLMIGANAGIVGMTKEHLGLALALSVPVFVVVTKIDMCPPNVLQDNLKLLFKILKSQGCRKVPVMVKSPDDVVLSATNFVSQRLCPIFQVSNVTGENLELLKMFLNLLTTRMTGQDNLPAEFQIDDTYSVPGVGTVVSGTCLQGLIKLNDTLMLGPDALGNFIPIAVKSIHRKRMNVKEVRGGQTASFALKKIKRSQIRKGMVMVSPELKPQACWEFEGEILVLHHPTTISSRYQAMVHCGSIRQTASIINMSKDCLRTGDKAHVKFRFIKHPEYIRVGQRMVFREGRTKAVGNVLKPITNSVALQHRSKPNKMQGRGQSHSQTNSNAEPQNQNQNPNVQAAILKSGKQLQPTDIEINEIKQSFDGVLEACVDKRDNRGSKHQKRNSSHAAIPVSGLSMGSSLSDLQTQANSSHIAVKK, encoded by the exons ATGAGTGGAAGCAGTCTTCTAACACAAGAAGATGACAGCAGTGCTGTTATTAATGAGTTCCAGCGTCTGCATAGTCCTAAAGTTGATTATTCCAGTATTTGTGGGAAGAAAGTCTTGGTAAGTCCAACAGAAGTACAGTTCGAACTGCTAAAAAAGAGGCTAGAAGAGCGCACAGAAGACTGTCGTGGTGAAACAATATATGAAATCGGTATAGGGGAAg ATGGCAGCGACAATGGCTTGGATGAGGACGAGTATCGCGCTTCGGTCGCTACATTGCAATCGTTAGCCACAACAATCGATTCTGATGTAGTGTTACTGAGGCAGAGAAAAGTTGAAAAGGGATTAGCAGGCCAGTATTTGATAAGAAAACGTGTCGATACTTCAGATTTCATGGAAATTCG TGTTGCTGTGGTTGGAAATGTGGATGCAGGAAAATCTACTTTGCTCGGAGTTCTAACGCATGGTGAATTAGATAATGGGCGTGGGCATGCTCGCCAGCGATTATTTCGGCACAAACACGAAATGGAAACTGGACGCACTAGTTCTGTGGGGAATGATATATTAG GATTCGATAGTGTTGGGAATGTAGTTAACAAGCCCGATCATGGCACTCTTGACTGGGTTAAGATTTGTGAAAAATCCGCCaaagttattacttttattgatTTGGCGGGGCATGAACGCTATTTGAAAACGACAGTATTTGGTATGACAGGACATGCCCCGGATTTTGGAATGCTAATG atcgGCGCCAATGCTGGTATTGTTGGTATGACAAAAGAGCATTTGGGATTGGCATTAGCATTGTCGGTACCAGTATTTGTGGTCGTTACAAAAATTGATATGTGCCCTCCTAATGTTTTACAAGATAACTTAAAattgctttttaaaatattaaagtccCAGGGTTGTCGTAAAGTACCAGTAATGGTAAAAAGTCCAGATGATGTTGTGTTAAGTGCCACAAACTTTGTTTCTCAGCGTTTGTGTCCAATTTTTCAAGTCTCCAATGTTACTGGAGAAAATTTGGAGttactaaaaatgtttttaaatttgttaacaaCCCGAATGACCGGGCAAGACAACTTGCCCGCAGAGTTTCAAATTGATGACACCTATTCAGTGCCTGGTGTGGGCACAGTGGTTTCTGGAACTTGCCTTCAAGGTCTAATTAAACTGAATGATACCCTTATGCTTGGACCGGACGCATTGGGAAATTTTATACCGATTGCTGTAAAAAGCATTCATCGTAAACGAATGAATGTTAAAGAAGTGCGTGGGGGTCAAACTGCTAGTTTTGCATTAAAGAAGATAAAAAGATCTCAAATACGTAAAGGAATG GTAATGGTTAGTCCAGAATTAAAGCCTCAAGCATGTTGGGAGTTCGAAGGGGAAATTCTAGTTCTTCATCATCCTACAACAATATCTTCCCGTTATCAAGCCATGGTACACTGCGGAAGTATTCGACAAACAGCATCCATCATCAATATGTCTAAGGATTGTCTACGTACTGGCGACAAAGCTCATGTAAAGTTTCGTTTCATTAAACATCCAGAGTACATTCGAGTTGGGCAAAGAATGGTTTTTCGAGAAGGTCGTACTAAAGCAGTGGGGAATGTTTTGAAACCAATAACAAATTCGGTTGCTTTACAACATCGATCTAAACCGAATAAAATGCAAGGGCGCGGCCAAAGTCATAGCCAAACCAATTCAAACGCAGAAccacaaaatcaaaatcaaaacccCAATGTTCAAGCGGCAATATTAAAAAGTGGGAAGCAATTGCAACCAACGGATATAGAAATAAATGAGATAAAACAAAGTTTTGATGGAGTGCTTGAGGCTTGTGTTGATAAACGCGATAACCGTGGTTCAAAGCACCAGAAACGCAATTCTTCCCACGCTGCAATACCAGTAAGTGGGTTAAGTATGGGAAGCTCTTTAAGTGATTTACAGACCCAAGCCAACAGCTCACACATTGCtgtcaaaaaataa
- the LOC126756598 gene encoding mediator of RNA polymerase II transcription subunit 9, with amino-acid sequence MELSPSGQSVDKKPILTPDGLIQTSNPSENNTAAEQASNPSSPATGQSTNLRAILPVIYEIIRCVEKDPLDNATKQRESQECSQKIIELQKRFDIARTEVKQLPGIDYNKEEQLQRLELLRNQLKLKQQLIRKYKDIQL; translated from the exons ATGGAATTATCTCCTAGTGGACAATCTGTTGATAAAAAACCCATTTTAACACCAGACGGACTTATACAAACATCAAATCCTTCCGAAAACAACACGGCGGCCGAACAAGCTTCCAACCCATCATCGCCGGCAACAGGCCAAAGCACAAATTTGAGAGCGATTTTACCTGTCATATACGAAATTATTCGCTG tgTTGAAAAGGACCCCCTTGATAACGCGACCAAACAACGGGAATCCCAAGAGTGTAGTCAAAAA ATAATAGAATTGCAGAAACGTTTCGAcattgcaagaactgaagtaaAACAGTTGCCAGGTATAGACTACAATAAAGAAGAGCAGCTTCAACGTTTAGAACTTCTACGAAACCAATTAAAGCTTAAGCAACAACTTATTCGAAAATATAAAGACATTCagctttaa